One region of Lebetimonas natsushimae genomic DNA includes:
- the lepA gene encoding translation elongation factor 4 produces MQEIIRNFSIIAHIDHGKSTLADRLIEFTGGISEREKEDQLLDTMDIEKERGITIKAQSVRLKYKGYILNLIDTPGHVDFSHEVSKSLKSSEGALLVVDATQGVEAQTLANVYMAVDNDLEIIPVINKIDLPSAEPERVAEEIEQTIGIDASEAILVSAKTGIGIEELLDAIIERIPAPKGDENAPTKALIYDSWFDNYLGAICLVRVFDGSIKKGDEVLVMGTGKKHKVLDLFYPHPLKKLKTDEIKTGEVGVVVMGLKNVSDIRVGDTITNAKNPASEPAAPFEEPKSFVFAGIYPIDTDKYDDLRDALEKLKLNDSSITFEPETSHALGFGFRVGFLGLLHMEVVKERLEREFGIELIATAPSVTYKVKLTDGSEIEISNPSDLPPPNKIDKIYEPYVKATILTPSEYVGNLIQFLNEKRGIQLKMDYLSPERVLLEYELPLNEIVTDFYDKLKTLTRGYASFDYEPIGYKEGDLVKMDIRVAGEIVDALSVIVPKNKAERKGRELIKVMKELIPRQLFEVAIQASIGNKIIARETVKALRKDVTAKCYGGDISRKRKLLEKQKEGKKRMKAIGKVNIPQEAFLSILKID; encoded by the coding sequence ATGCAAGAAATTATTAGAAACTTTTCCATTATAGCCCATATTGACCATGGAAAAAGTACACTTGCCGACAGACTTATAGAATTTACCGGAGGAATTAGCGAGAGGGAAAAAGAAGACCAGCTTCTTGATACAATGGATATAGAAAAAGAGAGGGGAATTACCATAAAAGCCCAAAGTGTAAGGCTTAAATATAAAGGTTACATTTTAAATTTAATAGATACTCCGGGGCATGTGGATTTTTCACATGAAGTTAGTAAATCACTAAAAAGCAGCGAGGGTGCACTTCTTGTAGTAGATGCAACTCAGGGGGTTGAAGCCCAGACTCTTGCAAATGTTTATATGGCGGTTGATAATGATTTGGAAATTATACCTGTTATTAATAAAATAGATTTGCCAAGTGCCGAGCCTGAAAGGGTAGCGGAAGAGATTGAACAGACTATTGGGATTGATGCAAGCGAAGCAATTTTAGTTAGTGCAAAAACAGGAATTGGAATTGAAGAGCTGCTTGATGCAATAATTGAAAGAATTCCAGCCCCTAAAGGTGATGAAAACGCTCCTACAAAAGCACTTATTTATGACAGTTGGTTTGATAATTATCTTGGTGCTATATGTTTAGTGAGGGTGTTTGACGGGTCTATAAAAAAAGGGGATGAAGTTTTGGTAATGGGTACAGGTAAAAAACATAAAGTATTGGACCTTTTCTATCCACATCCTCTTAAAAAACTGAAAACTGATGAAATTAAAACGGGAGAAGTCGGCGTAGTTGTAATGGGACTTAAAAATGTATCCGATATCAGGGTGGGGGATACCATTACAAATGCTAAAAATCCTGCAAGTGAGCCTGCAGCTCCTTTTGAAGAGCCAAAAAGCTTTGTATTTGCAGGGATTTATCCGATTGATACGGATAAATATGACGACCTAAGAGATGCGCTTGAGAAACTCAAACTAAATGATTCATCAATTACATTTGAGCCTGAAACATCTCACGCACTTGGATTTGGATTTAGGGTTGGATTTTTAGGCTTACTTCATATGGAAGTGGTAAAAGAGAGGCTTGAGAGGGAATTTGGAATAGAGCTTATTGCCACCGCCCCAAGCGTTACATATAAAGTAAAACTCACAGACGGAAGTGAAATTGAAATTTCAAATCCATCAGACCTGCCGCCTCCTAACAAAATAGATAAAATTTACGAGCCTTATGTAAAAGCTACAATCTTGACTCCTAGTGAATATGTGGGGAATTTAATCCAGTTTTTGAATGAAAAAAGGGGAATTCAGCTAAAAATGGATTATCTCTCCCCTGAGAGGGTTTTGCTTGAGTATGAACTGCCTCTTAATGAAATTGTGACTGATTTTTATGATAAATTAAAAACCTTGACGCGTGGATATGCTAGTTTTGATTATGAGCCTATTGGATATAAAGAGGGTGATTTGGTTAAAATGGATATCAGGGTTGCTGGGGAAATTGTGGACGCTTTGAGTGTAATAGTGCCGAAAAACAAGGCTGAGAGAAAGGGAAGAGAATTAATAAAAGTTATGAAAGAACTAATCCCAAGACAATTATTTGAAGTTGCAATTCAGGCGAGCATCGGAAATAAAATTATTGCACGTGAAACTGTAAAAGCTCTTAGAAAAGATGTAACGGCGAAATGTTACGGTGGGGATATAAGCAGGAAAAGAAAGCTGCTTGAGAAACAAAAAGAGGGTAAAAAAAGAATGAAAGCAATAGGAAAAGTGAATATTCCTCAAGAAGCGTTTTTAAGTATTCTAAAAATTGATTAA